One Trichocoleus sp. genomic window carries:
- the xylB gene encoding xylulokinase, with amino-acid sequence MLLGIDLGTGSVKALLLDADGTVVAEASHPYPVKSPKPGWAETDPEAWWTAVAIVVRQVVANSSHPVEALGLSGQMHGVVLTDKAGQPLRPAILWADTRSGDVLDAYRQLPSDLLARLANPITAGMAGPTLVWLRQEELDIYTAAHWVLQPKDWLRLRLTGTVAAEPSDASGTLLYDVRSDQWAFEVMEALHLRTDWLPDLIPSSHIAGHLTNQAAHHLGLEAGLPVVAGAADTASAILGSGLLQPGSVQLTVGSGAQIITPLTQPKVDASLRTHLYRAALPGQWYQLAAIQNAGLALEWVRGILGLSWSEVYEASGSVPLGCEGLTFLPYLTGERTPHLDPQARGTWVGLGLHHTRAHLMWAALEGVAFAIKQGLEALTTDDMPLPNLRLAGGGTLEPAWRQLLATVLRVPLYSITLPAASAQGAALLAGLGIGVYRDEQAIPQVRITEIPTLPEDFTPELDAAWKRFQTLYPTLRQWRISNSPSREDSFS; translated from the coding sequence ATGTTGCTGGGAATTGATTTAGGTACGGGTTCTGTTAAAGCGTTGCTATTAGATGCAGATGGAACCGTGGTGGCTGAGGCATCTCATCCCTATCCGGTAAAATCTCCGAAACCAGGCTGGGCAGAGACAGATCCGGAAGCATGGTGGACTGCTGTGGCGATCGTGGTGCGGCAGGTTGTGGCGAACTCATCCCATCCAGTTGAGGCGCTCGGGCTTTCGGGTCAGATGCATGGGGTGGTGCTAACGGACAAAGCGGGTCAACCTTTGCGTCCAGCCATCCTTTGGGCAGACACGCGATCGGGCGATGTGCTCGATGCTTATCGGCAGCTTCCGAGCGATTTGCTGGCGCGTCTTGCCAACCCCATTACAGCCGGGATGGCTGGGCCAACGCTGGTATGGCTACGGCAGGAAGAACTCGATATTTATACTGCTGCCCATTGGGTGTTGCAACCCAAAGATTGGCTGCGGCTACGATTGACTGGGACAGTAGCGGCAGAACCCTCAGATGCCTCTGGAACTTTGCTGTATGATGTGCGATCGGATCAGTGGGCGTTTGAGGTGATGGAAGCTTTGCACTTGCGAACAGACTGGTTGCCAGATCTCATTCCGTCCAGTCACATTGCTGGACACCTGACGAATCAAGCTGCTCATCATCTGGGATTGGAGGCTGGACTGCCCGTAGTCGCTGGGGCTGCTGATACCGCATCGGCTATTCTAGGCAGCGGTCTACTCCAACCCGGATCGGTACAGCTCACCGTTGGTTCAGGAGCCCAGATCATTACACCGCTAACTCAACCAAAAGTTGATGCTTCTCTTCGTACCCATCTTTATCGCGCTGCTTTACCTGGGCAATGGTATCAACTAGCCGCGATCCAGAATGCCGGACTGGCTCTGGAATGGGTTCGGGGAATTCTTGGCTTGAGTTGGTCAGAAGTTTATGAGGCATCCGGCTCTGTTCCTCTTGGCTGCGAAGGTTTAACGTTTCTACCTTATTTAACGGGGGAGCGTACCCCTCATCTAGATCCACAAGCACGGGGTACCTGGGTTGGACTGGGATTGCACCACACCCGAGCTCATTTAATGTGGGCTGCCCTGGAAGGAGTTGCCTTTGCAATTAAACAGGGGTTGGAGGCACTCACAACTGACGATATGCCTCTTCCGAACCTTCGTTTAGCAGGCGGTGGCACTCTAGAGCCAGCCTGGAGGCAATTACTAGCAACGGTGCTACGGGTGCCGCTGTACAGCATTACGCTACCGGCAGCTTCAGCGCAAGGGGCTGCGCTCTTGGCAGGCTTGGGCATTGGGGTCTATAGAGATGAACAGGCGATTCCCCAAGTCAGGATTACAGAAATTCCAACCCTTCCAGAAGACTTTACTCCTGAATTAGATGCCGCCTGGAAGCGCTTTCAAACGCTTTACCCAACCTTACGCCAGTGGCGGATATCCAACAGTCCTTCTCGTGAAGATTCCTTTTCCTGA
- a CDS encoding HU family DNA-binding protein, with translation MNKGELVDKVADKANVTKKQADAVLTAAIDSIMEAVAGGDKVTLVGFGSFEPRERKEREGRNPKTGEAMTIPETKVPAFSAGKLFKELVSGNESTAA, from the coding sequence ATGAACAAAGGTGAATTAGTAGACAAGGTTGCAGACAAGGCAAACGTCACCAAAAAACAGGCGGATGCTGTTCTGACTGCCGCGATCGATTCCATCATGGAAGCTGTTGCTGGTGGCGATAAAGTAACGCTGGTTGGCTTTGGGTCGTTTGAGCCACGCGAACGCAAAGAGCGGGAAGGTCGCAATCCAAAGACAGGTGAAGCAATGACGATTCCTGAGACAAAAGTACCTGCGTTCAGTGCCGGGAAGCTGTTCAAGGAGTTGGTTTCAGGCAACGAATCTACCGCTGCCTAA
- a CDS encoding YwiC-like family protein encodes MTPSPLIPTITNPSPQKPNSQAWYRPTLSPEHGVYIMLLVSFISGAALALDWTWATTLALICAFCGFQAEHPLVVQLKQRRSPKPRLLIWGGVYSGVAAAIALYLYWQQENLLSPLLWIYLGAIAAFLIDAISVFHREQKSVLNELITFFAVCLSAPLAYIITTGTLTTSAIGLWLLNGLFFSSAIFTVKFRKNKQHPITPSLVYHTIASLLVVGLWAIGWLLPFTAIAFSVALLKFGVILWQKDWYCTTKIQFVAMLETGTALLFLVIATLSVLPARLPR; translated from the coding sequence ATGACCCCATCCCCACTGATCCCAACAATTACAAACCCATCCCCTCAAAAACCAAACTCACAAGCTTGGTATCGCCCAACCCTTTCTCCAGAGCATGGAGTTTATATTATGTTGCTGGTGTCATTTATATCGGGTGCTGCTTTGGCGCTTGACTGGACATGGGCAACAACATTGGCATTGATTTGCGCTTTTTGTGGCTTTCAGGCAGAACACCCGCTGGTGGTGCAACTCAAGCAACGGCGTAGCCCAAAACCGCGATTGCTGATCTGGGGTGGCGTATACTCTGGCGTTGCAGCCGCAATTGCCCTCTACCTGTACTGGCAGCAAGAAAACCTTTTGTCTCCCCTCCTCTGGATTTACCTGGGAGCGATCGCTGCATTTTTGATAGACGCAATTTCTGTATTCCATCGCGAACAAAAATCAGTTTTAAACGAATTAATCACGTTCTTTGCTGTATGTTTGTCTGCGCCTCTGGCATACATCATCACAACCGGAACCCTGACAACATCAGCAATTGGATTGTGGCTTTTAAATGGTTTGTTTTTCTCCAGCGCCATCTTCACTGTAAAGTTTCGCAAAAATAAACAGCATCCAATCACGCCCAGCTTGGTATACCACACGATCGCATCTCTCCTGGTGGTTGGTCTTTGGGCGATCGGCTGGTTATTACCCTTCACCGCCATTGCTTTCAGTGTGGCTCTGCTCAAGTTTGGCGTTATTCTTTGGCAGAAAGATTGGTACTGCACAACCAAGATTCAATTCGTTGCCATGCTGGAGACTGGAACAGCGTTATTGTTTTTGGTCATTGCCACCCTATCTGTTCTTCCAGCACGTTTGCCCAGGTAA
- the ric gene encoding iron-sulfur cluster repair di-iron protein, producing MTIFQLDNTVGSIVRNHPALSRLFEQAKVDYCCGGQKTLDEACRQRGIDPQRFLAQLEDYAASETTPEVSIAELSLTELADHIERIHHAYLHEELPRLEKMVTKVAAVHGEKESRLAQIRDTFLALSAELTTHLMKEEQVLFPMIRQLEASNTLPNFHCGTVVNPITRMIVEHDGAGIALAQLRQLTDDFTPPEWACNTYRALFDALLTFEQDMHQHVHKENNVLFPQAVLLEQQKAN from the coding sequence ATGACTATCTTTCAGCTTGATAACACAGTAGGCTCTATTGTGCGTAATCACCCTGCCCTATCTCGCCTCTTCGAGCAAGCCAAAGTAGATTATTGCTGTGGTGGACAAAAGACTTTAGACGAAGCCTGTCGTCAACGTGGGATTGATCCTCAGCGTTTCCTTGCCCAGTTAGAAGATTACGCAGCCTCAGAAACTACTCCAGAAGTTAGTATCGCAGAACTCTCCCTAACTGAATTAGCCGATCACATTGAGCGAATTCACCATGCCTATCTGCATGAGGAGCTTCCCCGGCTAGAGAAAATGGTGACGAAAGTTGCGGCGGTACATGGAGAGAAAGAATCTCGCCTTGCCCAGATCAGAGACACTTTTCTAGCACTGTCGGCAGAACTGACCACACACTTGATGAAGGAAGAGCAAGTTTTGTTTCCCATGATTCGGCAGTTGGAGGCGAGCAATACCCTACCCAATTTTCACTGCGGTACTGTGGTCAATCCCATCACTCGCATGATTGTTGAACACGATGGGGCTGGCATTGCACTCGCACAATTGCGTCAACTGACTGACGATTTTACCCCTCCAGAGTGGGCATGTAATACTTATCGTGCCCTGTTTGATGCACTGCTTACTTTTGAACAAGATATGCACCAACACGTTCACAAAGAAAATAATGTTTTGTTTCCTCAAGCAGTTTTACTTGAACAACAAAAAGCGAATTAA
- a CDS encoding Crp/Fnr family transcriptional regulator has protein sequence MKATVEQLASISVFTQLQSDQLASLQPHTTVRTYQIGEIVSHEGDRLPSRLYALINGLLRVSKTATSGKETILRTLANGDIFAAPALFGNGISPATVIAESKAQVLMVDREALLAVIQANPEIALKMMAVFNQRLQQLHEMVHGLVSERAIVRLARFIQYAAGEPNSQVSEQGACLRQQLSYYEIARSIGITYEECVRLFKQLHSVIAYSRGGKITILDWAGLDAIAHGTVEPDAIAKQAEASALNGKKH, from the coding sequence ATGAAAGCAACTGTTGAGCAATTGGCATCTATTTCGGTCTTTACTCAGCTACAGTCAGACCAACTCGCGAGTCTACAGCCCCATACGACTGTTCGGACTTACCAAATAGGTGAAATTGTCTCTCATGAAGGCGATCGCTTGCCTTCCCGTCTGTATGCGCTGATTAATGGTTTGTTGCGAGTTTCTAAAACTGCCACCAGTGGAAAGGAGACGATTCTTCGCACTCTTGCAAATGGAGATATCTTCGCGGCTCCTGCTCTCTTTGGCAATGGCATTTCACCCGCTACAGTCATCGCTGAAAGTAAAGCTCAAGTGCTGATGGTCGATCGCGAAGCCTTGCTAGCCGTAATTCAAGCAAATCCAGAAATTGCCCTGAAGATGATGGCAGTCTTTAACCAGCGGCTTCAACAGCTTCATGAAATGGTACATGGCTTAGTTTCAGAACGAGCGATCGTTCGTTTGGCACGGTTCATTCAATATGCTGCTGGTGAACCCAACTCTCAAGTGAGTGAGCAGGGAGCCTGCCTCCGCCAACAGCTTTCCTATTATGAGATTGCTCGCAGTATTGGCATTACCTATGAAGAATGCGTCCGTTTGTTTAAGCAGCTTCATTCCGTGATTGCTTACAGCAGAGGTGGAAAAATCACGATTCTTGACTGGGCAGGGTTAGATGCGATCGCCCACGGAACAGTTGAACCAGATGCGATCGCTAAACAGGCTGAAGCATCCGCATTAAACGGCAAGAAACATTGA
- a CDS encoding class I SAM-dependent methyltransferase, which produces MMQSTINFETATGHQVMAAAGKKILRPGGKSATEQLFQWAEFQPGETVLELAASFGHSAIALAKRYGVRVVGVEKNPESVARARANIKAAGLEEQVQVIEGDVFHLEQISGQFDYVLAEAILTMQSLPAKIKILNGVHDRLKPGGKFLSHELLANDREEEIHRALAATLRANSTPLSETNWIHTCEAARLQVLHRQTGEMGLLNPTRIIQDEGLKDAIKFFWNVLTQARVRNRLLAVRRVFKQYQQDLGYIVLCAERK; this is translated from the coding sequence ATGATGCAATCAACCATCAATTTTGAGACCGCAACTGGACATCAGGTGATGGCAGCAGCTGGGAAGAAAATCTTGCGTCCAGGCGGTAAATCTGCAACTGAGCAATTATTTCAATGGGCTGAATTCCAGCCCGGAGAGACAGTTTTAGAACTTGCTGCTAGCTTTGGTCATAGTGCAATTGCCCTGGCAAAGCGTTACGGAGTGCGGGTTGTAGGAGTGGAGAAAAATCCTGAAAGTGTTGCCCGTGCTCGTGCCAATATCAAAGCTGCTGGGTTGGAAGAACAAGTCCAGGTGATTGAGGGTGATGTTTTCCATCTAGAGCAAATTTCTGGACAATTTGACTACGTTTTGGCAGAGGCAATTCTGACAATGCAATCGTTGCCTGCCAAAATCAAAATTCTGAATGGAGTACACGATCGCCTCAAACCTGGCGGCAAGTTCCTCTCCCATGAACTACTCGCAAACGATCGGGAAGAGGAGATCCACCGCGCCCTAGCCGCAACACTTCGAGCGAATTCTACCCCGTTGTCTGAAACTAACTGGATTCATACTTGCGAAGCAGCTAGATTGCAAGTTCTGCACCGTCAAACAGGCGAAATGGGACTACTCAACCCAACTCGAATCATTCAAGATGAAGGATTAAAGGATGCGATTAAATTCTTCTGGAATGTTCTGACTCAAGCTAGGGTACGGAATCGGCTATTGGCAGTTCGGCGCGTCTTTAAGCAATATCAGCAGGATTTAGGCTATATCGTTTTGTGTGCGGAACGGAAATAA